The window AAGACCATGCTGGACGTCCTCAACGTTTCGAGCGGCCGATCGTTCGCGACGCTGGAGCGCATTCCACAGTGCGTGATGGACCGCAGCTTTCCCGTGCGCTTCACGACCGAGCTCCTGCACAAGGACGTCAAGATGTGCATGGACGAAGCCGAGAAGCTGGGCGTTCCGATGCAGGTCAACCCGGTCGCTCGGCAGTTCCTCGCCTTTGCCATCAGCCAGGGCGATGGCGACAAGGACAACGTCTATCCGATCCGCCACATCGAAGGCTGGGCAGGCGTGCAGTTCGGCGAGGCGCCGAAGGCCTGAGCCTCCCCTGTTCATCGATCGATCCATCCATCCACCGGAAGCACCCAACCATGTCCCTGCTGAAGATCCGCAAGAAGCTCCTCAACATCGAGACCATCTACCACGAAGGCGGGCCGGTCCGCGACGACCCGTTGCGGGTCGGCGCGGTCGCGATCGTGGTGAACAACCCTTACGCGGGCCGCTATGTCGAAGACCTCTCCCCGCTGGTCGAGGCCGCCATCGAATTGGCCAAGGGCATCGTTCCCGAACTGATCGGCGCCCTTGGCGGTACCGACAAGATCCAGGCCTACGGCAAGGGCGCCATCGTCGGCGTCAACGGCGAACTGGAGCACGGTGCCGTGTGGCACGAGGCGGGGGGATGGTCGATGCGCGCCAACCTGCCCAACGCCAAGTCGATCGTGCCGACGGCCAAGGGCGTGGCATCCGCCGGCACGCGGCTCGCAATCCCCATGCACCACATTGCCGCGGCCTACGTGCGCAGCCATTTCAACAGCATCGACGTGGGGGTGATGGATGGACCGCGCCCCGACGAGTTGCTCTACGCGCTCGTGATGGGGACCGGCGGACGGGTGCACGAGCGCCTGGGCGGCCTGCGCGCCGACCAGATCTCGGTGGGCGACGGCCAGCGATGAGCCGTACAGGGGGCAAGCCTCTGCTGCTGGTCATGGTGTTTCTCTCCGAGGAGCACCAGAAGCTGGTCGCCCAGTACTACGACATGCTCTACGCGCCCGCACCGGGCCAGCGTGACGATCGCTCCGGCGCGGCGCCCCTCATCGCGCAGCACGGAGGTGACATCCGCGTGGTGCTCACCAATGGCGCACACGGCATCCTGCCGCAGGAGATCGACGCCATGCCGCGGCTGGAATTGATCTCGTCGCTGGGGGTGGGCTACGAGAACATCGCGGTGGCGCATGCGCGACAGCGCGGCATCCTCGTCAGCAATGCAGCCGGCACGAACGAGGAATGCGTGGCCGACCACGCCATGATGCTGCTGCTCGGCGCGGCGAGGCGCCTGCCCTACCTCAATGCCGGTGTGCGCCGCGGGCTCTGGCGCGACCAGATCGCCCGGCCGCCGCAGGTGTCCTTCAAGCGCATGGGCGTGCTGGGCCTGGGCGCCATCGGGCGTGCGGTCGCGCATCGGGCGTTGGCCTTCCACATGGAGGTCGGCTATCACACGCGCACGCGTCGCGCCGACTCGCCCCACCGCTATTTCGAATCCGTGCTGGAGCTCGCGCGGTGGAGCGACTTCCTGGTCGTGGCCGCACCGGGCGGCGCGGGGACGCAGCACATCATCAACGACGCGGTCATGGAAGCGCTGGGGCCGCAAGGCGTTCTGGTGAACATCTCGCGCGGCTCGCTGGTCGACACGAAGGCGCTGGCCGAAGCGCTTCGCACCGGCACGCTGCTGGCCGCCGGCCTGGATGTGTACGAGGGCGAACCTGCCCCTCCCTCGCCCTTGCTGGAGCTGGAGAACGCTATCCTGACGCCGCACATCGCCGGGCTGTCGCCGGAGGCGATCCATGCGTCCGTCGTGCGTTTCCTGGAAAACGCCGAGGCGCACTTCGCCGGCCGGCCCCTCGTCACGCCAGTCGGCTGATGCAGGACGACGCTGTTTCATCGCCGATCTGCGCGCAAGCATGGCCGCGCCGGACGCGCTGCTGGCTCAGGGCGCGAACACGGGCCTGGTGGCGGCTTCCACGCCCGATGCGAGTGGCACCCAGGTGGTGCTGTCCACGCGGCGCATGAAGGACTTCCTCTCGGTGGACGCAACGGCGCGCACAGCGCATGTGTCCGCAGGCGTGCTGCTCAGCGAACTCGACGAGGCGGCTTCGCGGCACTGCCGCAAAGTCATCCTGACGTCGATGTCACCGACTTCGGCCACATCGTTGACGGCGGCGTGCACTTCAATCTTGTGTGCCCGAAGACGCGCCCGATCACCGACACCGAAATCGCCGACATCCGCGGCCGGGTCTACGAGATGGCTGTCCGCGACGTCGGCGGCCCTCCCTTCTGCTCACCGTTGACCGCAAGCCGATACACCCGGCACGCCGTCCCGCAAAACAGGGCCGCGCGCTCCACAGGCGACAGCGAACGGGTCGCCCGCTTGAAGGCGTTCCAGAGCTCGGTGTAGCCGCAGGACTGCTTGTCCACCGGAAAATTGCCTTCGAACATGCAGCGCTGCGCGCCGAACGCTTCGATGCAGGCGTCGATGAGCGGCTGCCACGCCTGGGCCAGTTCCAGGGACGTGGGCGGCGTCCCCCGGTGCTCGAACCCGAATCCGAACACCGGCATTCCCATGCCCCCCACCTTGACGGACACGTTGGGACAGGCCGCGAGACGTCCCAGGTCATGGCGCCACCGCGCAACGTTCGCGGCGCGGTGGCGGCGGTAGTCGCCGACGCCGATCAGGCCACCGACATGGTTCAGCACGATCGACAACTCGGGAAGGGCGTCCGCCAGATCGGCGAGCTCGCCAAGCTGCAAGTGATAGATCCAGGCATCGAAGCTCAGTCCGAAGCGATGCACTTGCGACAGGCCCTTGCGAAACACAGGGTCGGCGAGCAAATGCGGCTTTGCGGGATGCAGCACAAAGCGGCCGACGGCACCGTCCTCATGGGCCGCCGCGTGGCGCACGCCGCGCAATCGCCCCCGGCCCGCCTCCAGCTGCGCCTCGAGCACCTCTGCGACTTCGTCTCCGAGGAGCAGGTCGGCATGCGAGACGATGCCGGCTGCAAGCTTGCAGGGTCCTTGCGAAAGGGAAACGCCGGACTGCGCAAGCGCCGCGATCTTCAGCACTTCGCCGACCGGCCGCAACGCCTGCGGCCCGGAGCGATGCCAGCCGGACTGGTAACCCTCCACGTAGACGGTGGCGATGATCCTGTGCCCGCCGGCGAAGTCACGCTCCAGATCTTCCAGGCGGTAATGGTGGGGATCGGTGGGCGTGCCGTACAGGTGGTGATGGGCATCGACGATCGGCAGCTCGGGTTCGAGCGCCGGTTCCGGAAGCGTGCCAGCCTGCCAATCCAACAGCTCGTTCGTCGTCCTGTGCAGGGTTCCGCGGTAGCCGGGCAGATCGCGCTTGGCCTCCGTCATGCATGTCCGCCCAGGTAAACCCGTTGCAGCAGATCGCCCTCACGCAATTCATCAACGAATCCGCCCGCGGCGATGCGGCCCGTCTCCATCAAGTACCCGTAGTCGGCATGGCGCAGCGCCTTCTCGACAAGCTGCTCGACGAGCAGGATGGCGACACCGCTCCTGCGCAGGTGCGAAGCAACATCCAGGATGCGGTCGATGACCATGGGCGCCAACCCGCCCGAGGGTTCGTCCAGGATGAGCAATTTTGGATCGCCCACGACGCCTTGGCCGACGGCCAGAATCTGTTGCTGGCCGCCGGACAGGCGCGACGCCATCTCATGGCGCCGCGCTGCCAGTTCCGGGAACATGTCATACACCCTTGCAAGCTTGCTGCGATCCCCGCGCGGATTGGCCGCGTAGGTACCCAGAAGCAGGTTGTCCTCGATGGACAGGCTGTGAAAGACGCGATGGCCTTCGAGCACCTGGACGATGCCGGCCCTGACGATGTCTCGCGGCGTGGCAGCGGCGAGATCGCGCCCGTTGAAACGGATCGTGCCGGACCGCATGGGCAAGAGCCCCGAGATGGCGTGCAGCAAGGTGCTCTTGCCCGCCCCGTTGCGCCCCAGCAGGACCACGAACTCGCCGGCGCGCACCTCCAGCGTGGCGCCGTGCACCGCCTCGGCCTTTCCGTAGGCCACATGCACATCGCGCACCTCGAGCAGGGGCGCCGCGGGCCGGTCCTTGATCATCTTTCAAGCTCCGAGATAGACACGAATCACCTCCGGGTCGCAGCGCACCTCCTCGGGCGTGCCGTGCCTGATCATCTTTCCCAGGTTCAAGGTCGTCACGCGATCGCAGATGCGAAAGACGAAGTCGGTGTGGTGTTCGACCAGCAACACCCCGATCCCGGCGTCGCGGATCGCTTGGACCACACCGGCAAGATGGTTGATCTCGACGTCCGTGAGCCCACCCGCCGGTTCGTCCAGCAGGATGAACTTCGGGCGCATGGCCAGACCCCGCGCGATCTCCAGGAAGCGCTGCTCGGCGTGGTCGAGCAGATTGGCGCGCCTGTGCAGCACGTGCCCCAGGCCGACGCCGTGCAGCAGTTCGGTGGCGTGATCGAGCAGCACCTTGTCCTCGCGCGCGACCGATGGCAGCGCGAAGCTTGTAGCGAGAAAGCCGGCGCGCGCGTGCGGCCAGGCCCCGAGCACCGCGTTCTCCAGCACGCTCAGCAGGGGCAGCAGCCGCGGCTTCTGGAAGGTCCGCGCGATGCCCACCTGCGCGCGGCGCTGCACCGGCCGGGCCGAGAGATCCTCGTCGTCGAGGCGGATCTCGCCCGCGCTCGGCGGGTAGTAGCCGGACAACAGGTTCAGCATCGTCGTCTTGCCGCTACCGTTCGGGCCGATCAGGCCGTGCACCTCGCCGGGACGCAGATCCAGCGAGACTCCGTCCAGAGCAAGAAGGCCGCCGAACCGCCGCGTGATCTCCATCGCCCGCAGCGGCACCGTTCGGTGGGCCGCAACGCGGGAAGACCGCGTTGCAGCGGCGACGCCCGCAGTCTCGAAAGCGCTGAGTGCGTTCATGCCTGGCCCCCGAGTGCGCGGGCGAGCCGCGCCAGGTCGGGCTTGACGGGCTGCCGATGCACGACGCGCGGGCGGATGCGCTCGCCGATGAGCTCCAGCATGCGGCCGATGCCCTCCGGAACGACGAGCACCACCACCAGCAGCAACACGCCGTAGAACAGGTTCCCGAACTTCGCGAGGGGAGCCGCCACCTCCGGCAGGGCCGTGAGGGCAGCGACGCCCAGAAAGGGTCCAATCAGGCTGCCGCGGCCACCGATGATGATGCAGACGAAGAAGAACAGACTCAGCTCGAAGACGAAGGTGTCGGGCGTGATGTAGCTCTGAAGGCTGGCAAACACCGATCCCGCGATGCCCGCCGTCATGCCGCTGAACACGAAGGCAGAAAGCTTCGCGCGCAGCACCGGCACGCCGACCGCCTGCGCCGCGACCGGGTTGTCGCGGATCGAGATGAACGCCCTCCCCCACATCCGGCGCGCAACGTTCCAGGTGAGCCAGGTGACGCCCGACGCCAGTCCCGCGACCATGTAGTAGAAGCCGGTGGGCGAATCGAAGGGCGCGGGGAACGCAGGCCCCGGCAAGCCGACACCGCCGCCCGTGAGCTGCGGGTTGGCGAGGATCAGCTCGTTGACGATCATCGCAAAGGCCATCGTGGCCATCGCGAAGTAGAAGCCCGGCAGGCGCAGCGAAGGCAGCCCGAGCAGCAGCCCGCACAGACCGCCGAGAGCGCCTGCCGCCGCCGTGGCCAGGTACGGATTCCACCCGAGGCTGCCGCCCAGAATGGCGAAGGTGTAGGCGCTGATCGACAACAGGCCCACATGGCCGACCGAGAGCTGGCCGGTGAAGCCGACCACCAGGTTCAGGCCCGCCACGAGGATCCAGTAGACCGAGATCAGCGCCGCCAGGTGCAACTGGTACTGGTCGCCCGCCCAGAACGGCAGCGTCGCGATCAGCAACGCGCCCAGCACCAGGCTGATCATCTTCG is drawn from Variovorax sp. PBS-H4 and contains these coding sequences:
- a CDS encoding FAD-binding protein translates to MAAPDALLAQGANTGLVAASTPDASGTQVVLSTRRMKDFLSVDATARTAHVSAGVLLSELDEAASRHCRKVILTSMSPTSATSLTAACTSILCARRRARSPTPKSPTSAAGSTRWLSATSAALPSAHR
- a CDS encoding ABC transporter ATP-binding protein, producing MIKDRPAAPLLEVRDVHVAYGKAEAVHGATLEVRAGEFVVLLGRNGAGKSTLLHAISGLLPMRSGTIRFNGRDLAAATPRDIVRAGIVQVLEGHRVFHSLSIEDNLLLGTYAANPRGDRSKLARVYDMFPELAARRHEMASRLSGGQQQILAVGQGVVGDPKLLILDEPSGGLAPMVIDRILDVASHLRRSGVAILLVEQLVEKALRHADYGYLMETGRIAAGGFVDELREGDLLQRVYLGGHA
- a CDS encoding ABC transporter ATP-binding protein — its product is MNALSAFETAGVAAATRSSRVAAHRTVPLRAMEITRRFGGLLALDGVSLDLRPGEVHGLIGPNGSGKTTMLNLLSGYYPPSAGEIRLDDEDLSARPVQRRAQVGIARTFQKPRLLPLLSVLENAVLGAWPHARAGFLATSFALPSVAREDKVLLDHATELLHGVGLGHVLHRRANLLDHAEQRFLEIARGLAMRPKFILLDEPAGGLTDVEINHLAGVVQAIRDAGIGVLLVEHHTDFVFRICDRVTTLNLGKMIRHGTPEEVRCDPEVIRVYLGA
- a CDS encoding amidohydrolase family protein, whose product is MTEAKRDLPGYRGTLHRTTNELLDWQAGTLPEPALEPELPIVDAHHHLYGTPTDPHHYRLEDLERDFAGGHRIIATVYVEGYQSGWHRSGPQALRPVGEVLKIAALAQSGVSLSQGPCKLAAGIVSHADLLLGDEVAEVLEAQLEAGRGRLRGVRHAAAHEDGAVGRFVLHPAKPHLLADPVFRKGLSQVHRFGLSFDAWIYHLQLGELADLADALPELSIVLNHVGGLIGVGDYRRHRAANVARWRHDLGRLAACPNVSVKVGGMGMPVFGFGFEHRGTPPTSLELAQAWQPLIDACIEAFGAQRCMFEGNFPVDKQSCGYTELWNAFKRATRSLSPVERAALFCGTACRVYRLAVNGEQKGGPPTSRTAIS
- a CDS encoding branched-chain amino acid ABC transporter permease yields the protein MTRPKMISLVLGALLIATLPFWAGDQYQLHLAALISVYWILVAGLNLVVGFTGQLSVGHVGLLSISAYTFAILGGSLGWNPYLATAAAGALGGLCGLLLGLPSLRLPGFYFAMATMAFAMIVNELILANPQLTGGGVGLPGPAFPAPFDSPTGFYYMVAGLASGVTWLTWNVARRMWGRAFISIRDNPVAAQAVGVPVLRAKLSAFVFSGMTAGIAGSVFASLQSYITPDTFVFELSLFFFVCIIIGGRGSLIGPFLGVAALTALPEVAAPLAKFGNLFYGVLLLVVVLVVPEGIGRMLELIGERIRPRVVHRQPVKPDLARLARALGGQA
- a CDS encoding amino acid synthesis family protein, producing MSLLKIRKKLLNIETIYHEGGPVRDDPLRVGAVAIVVNNPYAGRYVEDLSPLVEAAIELAKGIVPELIGALGGTDKIQAYGKGAIVGVNGELEHGAVWHEAGGWSMRANLPNAKSIVPTAKGVASAGTRLAIPMHHIAAAYVRSHFNSIDVGVMDGPRPDELLYALVMGTGGRVHERLGGLRADQISVGDGQR
- a CDS encoding 2-hydroxyacid dehydrogenase, producing the protein MSRTGGKPLLLVMVFLSEEHQKLVAQYYDMLYAPAPGQRDDRSGAAPLIAQHGGDIRVVLTNGAHGILPQEIDAMPRLELISSLGVGYENIAVAHARQRGILVSNAAGTNEECVADHAMMLLLGAARRLPYLNAGVRRGLWRDQIARPPQVSFKRMGVLGLGAIGRAVAHRALAFHMEVGYHTRTRRADSPHRYFESVLELARWSDFLVVAAPGGAGTQHIINDAVMEALGPQGVLVNISRGSLVDTKALAEALRTGTLLAAGLDVYEGEPAPPSPLLELENAILTPHIAGLSPEAIHASVVRFLENAEAHFAGRPLVTPVG